Proteins from one Cyclopterus lumpus isolate fCycLum1 chromosome 11, fCycLum1.pri, whole genome shotgun sequence genomic window:
- the LOC117738980 gene encoding juxtaposed with another zinc finger protein 1-like, translating to MTGIAAASFFSNSCRFGGCGLQFETLAELIVHIEDNHIDTDPRVLEKQEQQQPTYLALSYINRFMTDAARREQETMKKKATPKLSLSLTGGVSRNSTATPPRHTSGNLTPPVTPPITPSSSFRSSTPTGSEYDEEEVDYEESDSDESWTTESAISSESILSSMCMNGGEEKPFACPVPGCKKRYKNVNGIKYHAKNGHRTQIRVRKPFKCRCGKSYKTSQGLRHHTINFHPPVSTEILRKIQG from the exons ATGACGGGCATCGCCGCcgcttctttcttctccaattcCTGCAGGTTCGGGGGCTGCGGTCTCCAGTTCGAGACTCTCGCCGAGCTCATCGTCCACATCGAGGACAATCACATCG acacagaTCCGCGGGTCCTGGAGAAGCAGGAGCAACAGCAGCCCACTTATCTGGCCCTAAGCTACATCAACag GTTCATGACGGATGCAGCGCGCCGGGAGCAGGAGACCATGAAGAAGAAGGCCACGCCCAAACTGTCCCTGTCCCTCACTGGCGGAGTATCCAGGAATAGCACGGCCACGCCTCCTCGACACACCAGCGGTAACCTGACGCCTCCCGTCACACCCCCcatcaccccctcctcctccttccgcAGTAGCACACCTACAG GCAGTGAGTatgatgaggaggaggtagaCTATGAGGAGTCGGACAGCGATGAGTCGTGGACCACAGAAAGCGCCATCAGCTCCGAGTCCATCCTCAGCTCCATGTGCATGAATGGGGGAGAGGAGAAGCCGTTCGCCTGCCCCGTCCCCGGCTGCAAGAAGAGATACAAG AATGTGAACGGTATCAAGTACCACGCCAAGAATGGTCACCGCACGCAGATCCGCGTGAGGAAACCCTTTAAGTGTCGCTGTGGCAAGAGCTACAAGACCTCGCAGGGCCTGAGACACCACACCATCAACTTCCACCCGCCTGTCTCCACCGAGATCCTGCGCAAGATTCAAGGCTAG